From one Enterococcus sp. DIV2402 genomic stretch:
- the murG gene encoding undecaprenyldiphospho-muramoylpentapeptide beta-N-acetylglucosaminyltransferase, giving the protein MKVLVTGGGTGGHIYPALAFVKYVKEQDPTSSFLYVGATRGLENKILPQTDIPFKTLEIQGFKRSLSFDNIKTIQLFLKSIREAKKILREFKPDVVIGTGGYVSGAVVYAAAKLNIPTIVHEQNSVPGVTNKFLARYVDKIGIAFEDAAQYFPKQKTVLVGNPRAQEVGGVAKSDILKNYNLDSEKKTVLIFGGSQGALKINQAVVAAIPQFADKNYQILYASGERYYQEIEESIGMSKDAFANISIQPYINQMMDVMVNCDLLIGRAGATSIAEFTGLGLPAILIPSPYVTNDHQTKNAMSLVHAGAVKMIKDSELTAENLVVTVDEIMNDEVLRKQMAEASKEQGITDASERLYQLVQSLI; this is encoded by the coding sequence ATGAAAGTATTAGTCACTGGTGGTGGAACTGGAGGTCACATTTACCCAGCCTTAGCCTTTGTGAAATATGTAAAAGAGCAAGATCCAACATCAAGTTTTTTATATGTCGGGGCAACAAGAGGGTTGGAAAATAAAATTTTGCCTCAAACAGATATTCCTTTTAAAACGTTAGAAATTCAGGGCTTTAAGCGTAGTTTATCTTTTGATAACATTAAAACCATTCAACTATTTTTAAAGAGTATTCGTGAAGCTAAGAAAATTTTGCGTGAGTTTAAACCAGATGTGGTTATTGGTACAGGTGGTTACGTTTCAGGAGCTGTGGTTTATGCTGCGGCTAAACTGAACATACCGACTATTGTACATGAACAAAATAGTGTGCCAGGTGTAACCAACAAATTTTTAGCTCGTTATGTCGATAAGATTGGCATTGCGTTTGAGGACGCAGCGCAATACTTCCCTAAACAAAAAACGGTATTAGTAGGAAATCCTCGTGCGCAAGAAGTGGGTGGAGTAGCAAAATCTGATATTTTAAAAAATTACAATTTAGATTCTGAAAAGAAAACCGTATTAATTTTTGGTGGTAGTCAAGGTGCATTAAAAATTAACCAAGCAGTAGTTGCGGCAATCCCTCAATTTGCTGATAAAAACTATCAAATTTTATATGCTTCAGGCGAGCGATATTATCAAGAAATTGAAGAATCAATTGGGATGTCTAAAGACGCTTTTGCCAATATTAGTATTCAACCATACATCAATCAAATGATGGATGTCATGGTGAATTGTGACTTATTGATTGGACGAGCAGGTGCTACGTCGATTGCTGAATTTACAGGTTTGGGTTTACCAGCTATTTTGATTCCTAGTCCGTATGTTACAAACGATCATCAAACAAAAAATGCGATGAGTTTGGTTCATGCTGGAGCAGTAAAAATGATTAAAGACAGTGAATTGACAGCAGAGAACTTAGTTGTTACAGTAGACGAAATTATGAATGATGAAGTATTACGCAAACAAATGGCTGAAGCTTCAAAAGAGCAAGGAATCACTGACGCTTCTGAACGTTTGTATCAATTAGTCCAATCCTTGATCTAG